In the genome of Candidatus Microbacterium phytovorans, one region contains:
- a CDS encoding carbohydrate ABC transporter permease, which yields MTDTTLAHAATLAEPPVAPTPRRRRRFTLRSAAGQVLLYAMIVLLAIVYIYPFLVQVATSFKSEQEAASDPISLLPQTFTVAAYERLFLHSDFPLWFANSAVVTILVTLGRVFFVSLAGYALARLHFRGRGVVFALVVGVMAVPAVVLLIPKFLVLNQIGIYDSYTGMVLPLLVDAAGVFIMKNFFESIPTSVEEQARIDGAGTFRVFWSIVLPMARPALVTIVILSFQGSWNELSHFIVATQSPELTVLTKGVASLASGQLSQGTQYPLKLAAAAIMTIPVAVLFFIFQKRIMNTSEGAVKG from the coding sequence ATGACCGACACCACTCTCGCGCACGCGGCCACCCTCGCCGAGCCTCCGGTGGCCCCCACCCCGCGGCGCCGGCGACGGTTCACCCTGCGGAGTGCGGCGGGGCAAGTACTGCTCTACGCCATGATCGTCCTGCTCGCGATCGTCTACATCTACCCGTTCCTCGTGCAGGTGGCGACGTCGTTCAAGTCGGAGCAGGAGGCGGCATCCGATCCCATCTCGCTGCTGCCGCAGACCTTCACGGTCGCCGCCTACGAGCGGCTGTTCCTGCACAGCGACTTCCCGCTGTGGTTCGCGAACTCCGCCGTCGTGACGATCCTCGTGACCCTCGGTCGCGTGTTCTTCGTCTCGCTCGCCGGCTACGCGCTCGCCCGCCTGCACTTCCGCGGTCGCGGGGTCGTCTTCGCGCTCGTCGTGGGCGTCATGGCGGTGCCGGCGGTCGTGCTCCTGATCCCGAAGTTCCTCGTGCTCAACCAGATCGGCATCTACGACTCGTACACGGGTATGGTGCTGCCGCTCCTGGTGGATGCCGCGGGCGTGTTCATCATGAAGAACTTCTTCGAGTCGATCCCGACGTCGGTCGAGGAGCAGGCGCGCATCGACGGAGCGGGCACGTTCCGCGTGTTCTGGTCGATCGTCCTCCCCATGGCACGACCGGCGCTCGTCACGATCGTGATCCTGTCGTTCCAGGGATCGTGGAACGAACTCAGCCATTTCATCGTGGCCACCCAGTCGCCCGAACTCACGGTGCTGACCAAGGGCGTCGCCTCGCTCGCGTCGGGACAGTTGAGTCAGGGCACGCAGTATCCGCTGAAGCTCGCTGCGGCGGCGATCATGACGATCCCGGTCGCGGTGCTCTTCTTCATCTTCCAGAAGCGGATCATGAACACCAGTGAAGGAGCAGTGAAGGGATGA
- a CDS encoding FAD-dependent oxidoreductase: MTRDETITPELTDAQWERLTAIGTTQDVDEGDYVFRSGDADYDLIVVEEGEIEIVRDALKWVDEVVISRMGPRTFAGELGLLNGQGAFLSARATGPGRVRRITRTELRRLMNEDDDLCDLILHALWARRESLRNGPAAMTLKFVGYSSSSDFLALRRFAERLDLVHVAVAVPPDGIEYLVGHSIPEENLPLAFIQGEPLPRATPGAVAERLGLSYQAQADEVVDLVVVGGGPAGLAAAIYGASEGLSTVLLDAVAPGGQAAATSRIENFLGFPFGVSGGELIGQATLQALKFGVRVYAPCEAVGLSTVDGGQELDVTLSDGRLIRARAAVITSGAAYRRLALDRWSDFERAGIYYAATPLELRQVTGEPVVVVGGANSAGQAALYLAAGGSPVDLVVRGDDLSARMSSYLVDRLVEEPRIRIHRGSRVVGLGGDTSLASVTIDSVGEVDARGLFCFIGADPATSWVPTLDRDPEGFIRTGTDIALQSLQRWQTLGREPLPFETSIPRVFAAGDVRRGSMKRVAAAVGEGSSAVASVHRALAG, translated from the coding sequence ATGACCCGCGACGAGACGATCACCCCCGAGCTCACCGACGCCCAGTGGGAGCGCCTGACGGCGATCGGAACCACGCAGGACGTCGACGAAGGCGACTACGTCTTCCGCTCCGGCGACGCGGACTACGACCTGATCGTCGTCGAAGAGGGCGAGATCGAGATCGTCCGCGACGCGCTGAAGTGGGTCGACGAGGTCGTGATCTCGCGCATGGGCCCGCGGACCTTCGCGGGCGAGCTCGGCCTCCTTAACGGACAGGGTGCCTTCCTCTCGGCGCGCGCCACCGGCCCGGGCCGCGTCCGTCGCATCACCCGCACAGAACTGCGTCGGCTCATGAACGAGGACGACGACCTGTGCGACCTCATCCTCCACGCCCTGTGGGCGAGGCGGGAGTCGCTCCGCAACGGACCGGCCGCCATGACCCTGAAGTTCGTGGGCTACAGCTCGTCGAGCGACTTCCTCGCGCTGCGCCGCTTCGCCGAGCGGCTCGACCTCGTCCACGTCGCCGTCGCCGTCCCGCCCGACGGCATCGAATACCTCGTCGGCCACAGCATCCCCGAGGAGAATCTCCCCCTCGCCTTCATCCAGGGTGAGCCGCTGCCACGCGCCACCCCCGGCGCCGTCGCCGAGCGTCTCGGCCTCAGCTACCAGGCGCAGGCAGACGAGGTCGTCGACCTCGTCGTCGTCGGGGGCGGACCGGCCGGGCTCGCCGCCGCGATCTACGGCGCATCCGAAGGTCTCTCGACCGTCCTGCTCGACGCCGTCGCGCCCGGAGGTCAGGCCGCCGCGACCTCGCGCATCGAGAACTTCCTCGGCTTCCCCTTCGGGGTCAGCGGTGGCGAGCTCATCGGTCAGGCCACGCTCCAGGCACTCAAGTTCGGCGTGCGCGTCTACGCCCCGTGCGAGGCCGTCGGACTCTCGACCGTCGACGGCGGACAAGAACTGGACGTGACCCTCTCCGACGGCCGCCTCATCCGCGCCCGCGCCGCCGTCATCACCTCCGGCGCCGCCTACCGCCGCCTCGCCCTCGACCGCTGGAGCGACTTCGAACGCGCCGGGATCTACTACGCCGCGACCCCGCTGGAACTGCGCCAGGTGACCGGCGAGCCCGTCGTTGTCGTCGGAGGCGCGAACTCCGCCGGTCAGGCCGCCCTCTACCTCGCCGCGGGGGGAAGCCCTGTCGATCTCGTCGTGCGCGGCGACGACCTCAGCGCCCGCATGTCGTCGTACCTCGTCGACCGACTCGTCGAGGAGCCCCGCATCCGCATCCACCGCGGCTCGCGCGTCGTCGGCCTCGGCGGCGACACCTCGCTGGCATCCGTCACGATCGACAGCGTGGGCGAGGTCGACGCGCGCGGCCTGTTCTGCTTCATCGGTGCCGACCCCGCCACCTCCTGGGTGCCGACGCTCGACCGCGACCCCGAGGGATTCATCCGCACCGGCACGGACATCGCCCTGCAATCGCTGCAGCGATGGCAGACGCTCGGCCGCGAACCGCTCCCGTTCGAGACCTCCATCCCTCGTGTCTTCGCCGCCGGCGACGTCCGCCGGGGATCGATGAAGCGGGTCGCCGCCGCCGTCGGCGAGGGATCGAGCGCCGTGGCATCCGTTCACCGGGCACTGGCCGGCTGA
- a CDS encoding sugar ABC transporter permease, giving the protein MTAPVTPAAASTRPASTRSPRSGGTHRGEAGAGWLFVSPVILILGTFLLVPVLMALWVSFSDWSGRGSPLSSDVSFVGLDNYATITTGGLATRDFGTALRNNAWYVLLVVPLQTALALFLAVLVSRRMLRARGFFRTAFYFPSVTSSVAITVLWLFLFSFAGPVNAFIAWFGGEGPNWFRVPTGLVHGALAGIGITSGPDFLTQNSMLGLSWWDWLAGPSVGMSALMLMAIFTTSGTFMLLFIAALQNVGYELTEAAMMDGANAWQRFWRITLPQLRPTIYTVMTLGLIGCWQVFDQVYAGPKGDPAKTTLTPAYLSYTAAFRENDWGVGAAIAFILFLIIIFFTIFQRWVLRDRPVSRRRVRAYQSATYRKGATS; this is encoded by the coding sequence ATGACCGCGCCCGTCACGCCGGCCGCGGCATCCACCCGTCCGGCCTCCACCCGGTCGCCCCGCTCCGGCGGGACGCACCGTGGGGAGGCCGGCGCGGGCTGGCTGTTCGTCTCGCCGGTCATCCTCATCCTCGGCACGTTCCTCCTCGTGCCGGTGCTCATGGCCCTCTGGGTCAGCTTCTCGGACTGGTCGGGACGCGGCAGCCCGCTCTCCTCGGACGTCTCGTTCGTCGGTCTCGACAACTACGCGACGATCACGACCGGCGGTCTCGCGACGCGCGACTTCGGCACGGCGCTCCGCAACAACGCGTGGTACGTGCTCCTCGTCGTACCGCTGCAGACCGCTCTCGCCCTCTTCCTGGCCGTGCTCGTGAGCCGCCGCATGCTGCGCGCCCGCGGCTTCTTCCGCACCGCCTTCTACTTCCCGTCGGTGACGAGCTCGGTCGCGATCACGGTGCTGTGGCTCTTCCTGTTCTCGTTCGCCGGTCCGGTCAACGCCTTCATCGCGTGGTTCGGCGGGGAGGGCCCGAACTGGTTCCGAGTTCCGACCGGACTGGTCCACGGCGCCCTCGCCGGCATCGGCATCACCTCCGGGCCCGACTTCCTGACGCAGAACTCGATGCTGGGCCTCTCGTGGTGGGACTGGCTCGCCGGCCCCTCGGTCGGGATGTCCGCCCTCATGCTGATGGCCATCTTCACGACGAGCGGCACCTTCATGCTCCTGTTCATCGCGGCCCTCCAGAACGTCGGCTACGAGCTCACCGAGGCCGCGATGATGGACGGAGCGAACGCGTGGCAGCGGTTCTGGCGCATCACCCTCCCGCAGCTGCGACCGACGATCTACACGGTCATGACCCTCGGACTCATCGGCTGCTGGCAGGTGTTCGACCAGGTCTACGCGGGGCCGAAGGGCGACCCCGCCAAGACCACATTGACGCCGGCCTACCTCTCGTACACGGCGGCGTTCCGCGAGAACGACTGGGGCGTGGGCGCCGCGATCGCGTTCATCCTCTTCCTCATCATCATCTTCTTCACGATCTTCCAGCGGTGGGTGCTGCGCGACCGGCCGGTCTCGCGCCGCCGCGTGCGCGCGTACCAGAGCGCCACGTACCGGAAGGGGGCGACGTCATGA
- the nhaA gene encoding Na+/H+ antiporter NhaA — MPARPSIAARISAMGQNRIGALLLLLATVAAVAWANVAHGSYETFWETHMTVGVADLRLDFTLHALVNDALMAIFFFTVGLEVRREFAIGELTSWSRAMVPVIASLAGLALPALLFVLVAAPSGHAAAWGVVISTDTAFLVGALALVGPRIPGRLRVFLLALAVVDDIGALSIIALVYTDTFSPMPLLIAAVGLAGVYATRYLRSGRGPVYATLAVIVWLAFLASGVHPTLAGVAIALLVPVYRPNRRDVEHALELARTFRQSPNTEYARAAANSLRESISINERLQSAYAPYVAYVILPLFALANAGVVVNGEILAAAVRSPLTWGIVVGLVAGKFLGIFGSTALLKKLRLGEFGPGLTIDRIAGGALLSGIGFTISLFIIDLAIDDPAAQNEARVGVLAASVLAFVLATIVFRVSDAVRGDIETGQTLARPVDPRRDHVWGPVDAPYTIVEYGDFQCEFCLKASGSIQEVLRELDGDLRYVWRHAPLTTQHPNALAGAEAAEAASIQGKFFEFERALFADQEHQLPSDIVRIAASLGLDVPKFERDLESAEVTARVRDDMLDAEAMNITSVPTFFVNGRRHVGPYDAQSLIRALQATTDDAADAAATVTHVATPTLREGA; from the coding sequence ATGCCCGCACGCCCCTCCATCGCCGCCCGCATCAGCGCCATGGGTCAGAACCGCATCGGCGCGCTCCTGCTCCTCCTGGCGACGGTGGCCGCTGTCGCGTGGGCAAACGTCGCCCACGGCTCCTACGAGACCTTCTGGGAGACGCACATGACGGTCGGCGTCGCCGACCTCCGGCTCGACTTCACGCTGCACGCCCTCGTCAACGACGCCCTCATGGCGATCTTCTTCTTCACCGTCGGCCTCGAGGTGCGCCGGGAGTTCGCGATCGGCGAGCTCACCAGCTGGTCGCGCGCGATGGTCCCCGTCATCGCCTCCCTCGCCGGCCTCGCCCTCCCCGCCCTGCTGTTCGTGCTCGTCGCGGCACCGTCGGGCCACGCCGCCGCCTGGGGTGTCGTCATCTCCACCGACACGGCGTTCCTCGTCGGCGCGCTCGCCCTCGTCGGCCCCCGCATCCCGGGTCGCCTGCGCGTGTTCCTCCTCGCCCTCGCCGTCGTCGACGACATCGGGGCACTGTCGATCATCGCCCTCGTCTACACCGACACCTTCTCGCCCATGCCGCTCCTCATCGCCGCGGTGGGCCTTGCGGGCGTCTACGCGACGCGGTACCTCCGCAGCGGCCGCGGCCCCGTCTACGCGACGCTCGCCGTCATCGTGTGGCTCGCCTTCCTCGCCTCGGGCGTCCACCCCACCCTCGCGGGCGTGGCGATCGCGCTGCTCGTGCCCGTGTACCGCCCGAACCGCCGCGACGTCGAGCACGCTCTCGAGCTCGCCCGCACCTTCCGCCAGTCGCCGAACACCGAGTACGCGCGGGCCGCCGCCAACAGCCTCCGCGAATCGATCTCGATCAACGAACGCCTGCAGTCGGCCTACGCCCCCTACGTCGCCTACGTGATCCTGCCGCTGTTCGCACTCGCCAACGCGGGAGTCGTCGTCAACGGCGAGATCCTCGCCGCCGCCGTGCGGTCGCCGCTCACATGGGGCATCGTCGTCGGCCTCGTCGCCGGGAAGTTCCTCGGCATCTTCGGCTCCACCGCCCTGCTCAAGAAGCTCCGCCTGGGCGAGTTCGGCCCGGGACTCACGATCGACCGCATCGCCGGCGGCGCGCTCCTCAGCGGCATCGGCTTCACGATCTCCCTCTTCATCATCGACCTCGCGATCGACGACCCCGCCGCGCAGAACGAGGCACGCGTCGGGGTGCTCGCGGCATCCGTCCTCGCCTTTGTCCTCGCGACGATCGTCTTCCGGGTGTCGGATGCCGTCCGCGGCGACATCGAGACCGGTCAGACCCTTGCGCGGCCCGTCGATCCGCGCCGCGACCACGTGTGGGGTCCAGTCGACGCGCCGTACACGATCGTCGAGTACGGCGACTTCCAGTGCGAGTTCTGCCTCAAGGCGTCGGGCTCGATCCAGGAGGTGCTGCGCGAACTCGACGGCGACCTCCGCTACGTCTGGCGACACGCGCCGCTCACCACCCAGCACCCCAACGCCCTCGCGGGCGCCGAAGCCGCCGAAGCCGCGTCGATACAGGGCAAGTTCTTCGAGTTCGAGCGCGCACTCTTCGCCGATCAGGAGCATCAGCTCCCGTCCGACATCGTGCGCATCGCTGCATCCCTCGGCCTCGACGTGCCGAAGTTCGAACGCGACCTCGAATCCGCCGAGGTCACCGCGCGCGTCCGCGACGACATGCTGGATGCCGAGGCGATGAACATCACCTCGGTGCCGACGTTCTTCGTCAACGGCCGCCGCCACGTCGGCCCGTACGACGCGCAGTCGCTCATCCGGGCGCTGCAGGCGACCACCGACGATGCTGCCGACGCCGCTGCGACGGTGACGCACGTCGCCACCCCCACCCTGAGAGAAGGCGCATGA
- a CDS encoding YbaK/EbsC family protein has product MTTPADLHPRSRLVHVALRAAGIEGEIVVLPDAASTAALAAAALGVEVGAIANSLVFWSDGEPLLVMTSGAHRVDTVALAARLGRASIVRATVEQVREATGQAIGGVAPTGHPAPLTTVVDEALAAFPEIWAAGGTPHTVFPLTYDELVRLTGGTVARVD; this is encoded by the coding sequence ATGACGACCCCCGCCGACCTCCACCCTCGCAGCCGACTCGTTCACGTCGCCCTCCGCGCGGCGGGGATCGAGGGAGAGATCGTCGTCCTCCCGGATGCCGCGTCCACCGCCGCCCTGGCGGCCGCCGCACTCGGCGTCGAGGTGGGCGCGATCGCCAACAGTCTCGTCTTCTGGTCGGACGGCGAACCGCTGCTCGTGATGACCAGCGGGGCGCACCGCGTCGACACCGTCGCGCTCGCCGCTCGGCTGGGACGCGCCTCGATCGTGCGGGCCACGGTCGAGCAGGTGCGCGAGGCGACCGGTCAGGCGATCGGGGGCGTCGCGCCGACGGGGCACCCGGCGCCGCTCACGACCGTCGTCGACGAGGCGCTGGCCGCGTTCCCGGAGATCTGGGCCGCCGGCGGCACGCCGCACACGGTGTTCCCGCTCACGTACGACGAGCTCGTCCGCCTCACCGGCGGCACCGTCGCGCGCGTCGACTGA
- a CDS encoding glycogen debranching N-terminal domain-containing protein: protein MTGGLQPFLSDRVVALCAPTQAWSGDDGDMGAASIDGIYHGDTRFVRGLEVSYVDANGDAVRPEWVRATAPTAGEVRFDALLRGVDDRWPDPKVRLERVRRVTDGEVTEILTVLTHLDEPLSLRLSVAIVPDASLLQDVKAGTVSAVDREIDADATTVTVRAGEAGVTFHAEHAEHAEITLDDGVRLDWTLDIPARGRAEASWTTRITDPSLVVRGVRSPVPWSLPAPGAGGDPRVDRWLRQALGDLGALRLTLPDQPDDVFYAAGAPWFFTLFGRDSLWAARLMLPVDASIAASTLRVLARLQGTTTTPSTAEQPGKIMHELRSGTLAMPGEGIVLPPLYYGTVDATPLWVCLLADLARAGHPADEIEELLPAMERALAWVTASAGDDGFLDYVDETGHGLSNQGWKDSGDSIQWRDGRLADGPIALSEVQGYAHEAALGGADLLDRFGRPGGDDLRAWAAALKRRFRERFWVETEEGRYPAIALDRDGRAVDTLTTNAGHLLGTGILEPDEEAAVSALLAGETVSSGFGLRTLSTDAAGFWPLSYHGGSVWTHDSAIVARGMALAGRHDDARTVVSGLLAAAEAFDYRLPELHAGDAASEVAAPAPYPAACRPQAWSAAAAVTAWDILRG from the coding sequence ATGACGGGCGGATTGCAGCCGTTCCTGTCGGATCGGGTGGTGGCGCTCTGCGCCCCCACCCAGGCGTGGTCGGGAGACGACGGCGACATGGGCGCCGCGTCGATCGACGGGATCTACCACGGTGACACGCGATTCGTCCGTGGACTCGAGGTCTCCTACGTCGACGCGAACGGCGACGCGGTCCGCCCGGAGTGGGTACGCGCGACCGCGCCGACGGCGGGAGAGGTGCGCTTCGACGCGCTTCTGCGCGGCGTCGACGACCGATGGCCCGACCCGAAGGTGCGGCTGGAGCGCGTGCGTCGCGTCACCGACGGCGAAGTCACCGAGATCCTCACGGTGCTGACGCACCTCGACGAGCCCCTGAGCCTGCGGTTGAGCGTCGCGATCGTGCCGGATGCCTCGCTCCTGCAGGACGTGAAGGCGGGCACCGTCTCCGCCGTCGACCGGGAGATCGACGCCGACGCGACGACCGTGACGGTGCGCGCGGGCGAGGCTGGCGTGACGTTCCACGCCGAGCACGCCGAGCACGCCGAGATCACCCTCGACGACGGGGTGCGGCTGGACTGGACCCTCGACATCCCTGCGCGCGGACGGGCCGAGGCGTCGTGGACCACGCGCATAACCGACCCATCGCTCGTCGTCCGCGGCGTCCGCTCCCCCGTCCCCTGGTCGCTCCCGGCGCCGGGAGCGGGCGGCGACCCCCGGGTAGACAGGTGGCTGCGCCAGGCCCTCGGCGATCTCGGCGCACTGCGCCTCACCCTTCCCGATCAGCCCGACGACGTGTTCTACGCCGCCGGCGCCCCCTGGTTCTTCACGCTGTTCGGCCGCGACTCGCTGTGGGCGGCCCGGCTGATGCTCCCCGTCGACGCGTCGATCGCGGCATCCACTCTCCGGGTGCTCGCCCGGCTCCAGGGCACGACGACGACCCCGTCGACGGCGGAGCAGCCGGGCAAGATCATGCACGAGCTGCGTTCGGGCACGCTCGCGATGCCCGGCGAGGGGATCGTCCTGCCGCCCCTCTACTACGGCACCGTCGATGCGACCCCGCTGTGGGTTTGCCTCCTCGCCGACCTCGCGCGTGCGGGTCACCCCGCGGACGAGATCGAGGAACTCCTCCCCGCGATGGAGCGCGCGCTCGCCTGGGTCACCGCGAGCGCGGGCGACGACGGCTTCCTCGACTACGTGGATGAGACCGGCCACGGACTGTCCAATCAGGGCTGGAAGGACTCGGGCGACTCGATCCAGTGGCGCGACGGCCGGCTGGCCGACGGACCGATCGCCCTGTCGGAAGTACAGGGCTACGCCCACGAGGCGGCGCTCGGCGGCGCGGACCTCCTGGACAGGTTCGGTCGCCCCGGCGGCGACGACCTGCGTGCGTGGGCCGCGGCGTTGAAGCGCCGCTTCCGGGAACGGTTCTGGGTCGAGACCGAGGAGGGCCGCTACCCCGCGATCGCGCTCGATCGCGACGGTCGCGCCGTCGACACCCTCACCACCAATGCGGGGCACCTGCTCGGCACCGGCATCCTCGAGCCCGACGAGGAGGCCGCGGTGTCGGCGCTGCTGGCCGGCGAGACGGTGTCGTCCGGGTTCGGCCTGCGGACCCTGTCGACGGATGCCGCGGGCTTCTGGCCGCTCAGCTACCACGGCGGCAGCGTCTGGACCCACGACAGCGCGATCGTCGCGCGCGGTATGGCCCTCGCCGGCCGGCACGACGACGCGCGCACCGTGGTGTCGGGGCTCCTGGCCGCCGCGGAGGCGTTCGACTACCGGCTGCCCGAACTGCACGCGGGTGACGCCGCGTCAGAGGTCGCCGCCCCCGCACCGTACCCTGCGGCATGCCGGCCGCAGGCCTGGTCGGCGGCGGCCGCCGTCACCGCATGGGACATCCTCCGCGGCTGA